One Streptomyces sp. RPA4-2 genomic window carries:
- a CDS encoding protealysin inhibitor emfourin, with protein sequence MRIQVRRTGGFAGIERRAEMDTSGRADGREWQALAERAVAAGRGTRPAGVPDGFSYEITVDGRTVYAADPSLTEEQRELISRVLKEGA encoded by the coding sequence ATGCGTATTCAGGTGAGGCGCACGGGCGGATTCGCGGGCATCGAGCGCCGGGCCGAGATGGACACCTCGGGGCGGGCCGACGGCCGTGAGTGGCAGGCCCTGGCCGAGCGGGCGGTCGCCGCCGGCCGGGGCACCCGCCCCGCCGGGGTCCCGGACGGTTTCAGCTACGAGATCACGGTCGACGGCAGGACGGTGTACGCGGCCGACCCGAGCCTCACGGAGGAGCAGAGGGAGCTGATCTCGCGCGTGCTCAAAGAAGGGGCGTGA
- a CDS encoding GH1 family beta-glucosidase — translation MATNPLPQFPPGFLWGVSTSAHQIEGAVQERDPSVWDAFTAEPGRVKDGSTAAVACDHYHRYPEDVALLADLGVDAYRFSVSWPRVNSPGGLDFYDRLVDALCAAGVRPVPTLFHWDLPLELDWLNRDTAERFAEYAGVVAARLGDRVRKWITLNEPAEHTLLGHALGAHAPGRRLLFDALPVAHHQLLAHGLAVRALRAAGAADIGIANSHGPTWAASRSPEDVEAADFYDLLLNRLFADPLLLGRYPEGIGELMPGHPEGVEADLKVIAEPLDWYGINYYQPTRVGAPQGTEIEFGGLTLPAELPFSVRELEGYPVTDFGWPVVPEALTELLVGFHERYGDRLPPVVITENGCSYEGIDDQERIAFLDGHVRALHRASEQGVDVRGYFVWSLLDNFEWAEGYARRFGLVHVDYDTQKRTPKASYAWLRDALRARG, via the coding sequence ATGGCGACGAACCCCCTACCGCAGTTCCCGCCCGGCTTCCTCTGGGGCGTGTCCACCTCGGCCCACCAGATCGAGGGCGCCGTCCAGGAGCGCGACCCCTCGGTGTGGGACGCCTTCACCGCCGAGCCGGGCCGCGTCAAGGACGGCTCGACCGCTGCGGTGGCCTGCGACCACTACCACCGCTACCCCGAGGACGTGGCGCTCCTCGCCGACCTTGGCGTGGACGCGTACCGCTTCTCGGTCTCCTGGCCCCGGGTCAACTCCCCCGGCGGCCTCGACTTCTACGACCGGCTCGTCGACGCGCTGTGCGCCGCCGGGGTGCGCCCCGTCCCGACCCTCTTCCACTGGGACCTGCCGCTGGAGCTGGACTGGCTGAACCGGGACACGGCGGAACGCTTCGCCGAGTACGCCGGTGTCGTCGCCGCCCGGCTCGGTGACCGCGTGCGGAAGTGGATCACCCTGAACGAGCCCGCCGAACACACCCTGCTGGGCCACGCGCTCGGGGCGCACGCCCCCGGCAGGCGGCTGCTCTTCGACGCGCTGCCGGTGGCCCACCACCAGCTCCTCGCCCACGGCCTGGCGGTACGGGCGCTGCGCGCGGCCGGGGCCGCCGACATCGGGATCGCCAACTCGCACGGGCCGACCTGGGCGGCGTCCCGGAGCCCCGAGGACGTGGAGGCCGCGGACTTCTACGACCTCCTGCTCAACCGGCTCTTCGCGGACCCGCTGCTGCTGGGCCGCTATCCCGAGGGCATCGGTGAGCTGATGCCGGGACACCCCGAAGGCGTCGAGGCGGACCTGAAGGTGATCGCGGAGCCGCTGGACTGGTACGGGATCAACTACTACCAGCCGACCCGGGTGGGCGCCCCGCAGGGCACGGAGATCGAGTTCGGCGGACTGACCCTGCCCGCCGAACTCCCCTTCTCGGTCAGGGAACTGGAGGGGTACCCGGTCACGGACTTCGGCTGGCCGGTGGTCCCCGAGGCGCTGACCGAACTGCTGGTGGGCTTCCACGAGCGATACGGCGACCGGCTCCCCCCGGTGGTCATCACCGAGAACGGCTGCTCGTACGAGGGCATCGACGACCAGGAACGGATCGCGTTCCTCGACGGTCATGTCCGGGCCCTGCACCGGGCGTCGGAGCAGGGCGTGGACGTCCGCGGCTACTTCGTGTGGTCACTGCTGGACAACTTCGAGTGGGCGGAGGGGTACGCGCGCCGCTTCGGGCTGGTGCACGTCGACTACGACACGCAAAAGCGCACCCCGAAGGCGTCGTACGCCTGGCTGCGGGACGCCCTGCGGGCGCGGGGATGA
- a CDS encoding MFS transporter produces MTAADPAGTPLSALAEPVERVGRGWISALSLANGAIWVGWYGPLQILLASQAEDFAPGTGLSKETMLAWVTGAGAVVSLVANPVFGALSDRTTARRGRRTPWIVAGSAGGALSLLLLAGAGGIWTMALGWCLVQLTLNAAFAAVTAAVPDRVPRLQRGSVGGWLGAAQILGVVGGTGLATVAGGVGGGYAACAVFTLVGVLPYVLRFPDLRLPPAHRPPWSGRSFAASFRLSPRDHPDLAWAWLTRFLINLSNALVLLYLLYYLRDRLHYGDPENGVLILTAVNGVTLLATVVVGGVWSDRVGRRKPFVIWSGVLMALATGVLSGWQTWPGAILAAAVLGVGFGVFTSVDFALMTDVLPTALDRGKDLGVINVANALPQVAAPALAAPIVTYLGGYRMLYLVAAVIGLAGAVLVRRIRGVD; encoded by the coding sequence ATGACGGCGGCGGACCCGGCCGGAACGCCCCTGAGCGCCCTGGCCGAGCCCGTCGAACGGGTCGGCCGGGGCTGGATCTCGGCGCTCTCGCTCGCCAACGGGGCCATCTGGGTGGGCTGGTACGGCCCGCTGCAGATCCTCCTCGCCTCCCAGGCGGAGGACTTCGCACCCGGCACCGGCCTGTCCAAGGAGACGATGCTGGCGTGGGTGACCGGCGCGGGCGCGGTCGTGTCGCTGGTCGCCAACCCCGTCTTCGGCGCGCTCTCCGACCGGACCACCGCCCGCCGGGGCCGCCGTACGCCGTGGATCGTGGCCGGGTCCGCGGGCGGCGCCCTCTCGCTGCTGCTCCTGGCGGGGGCCGGCGGGATCTGGACGATGGCGCTGGGCTGGTGCCTGGTCCAGCTGACCCTGAACGCCGCCTTCGCCGCGGTCACGGCGGCCGTCCCCGACCGGGTGCCCCGGCTCCAGCGGGGCTCGGTGGGCGGCTGGCTGGGCGCGGCGCAGATCCTGGGCGTGGTCGGCGGGACGGGCCTGGCGACCGTGGCCGGGGGCGTGGGCGGCGGCTACGCGGCCTGCGCGGTGTTCACGCTGGTGGGCGTACTGCCGTACGTGCTGCGCTTCCCCGACCTGCGGCTGCCCCCCGCCCACCGGCCGCCCTGGTCGGGGCGCTCCTTCGCCGCCTCCTTCCGGCTGAGCCCCCGCGACCATCCGGACCTGGCCTGGGCCTGGCTGACCCGCTTCCTGATCAACCTCAGCAACGCCCTCGTCCTGCTCTACCTGCTGTACTACCTGCGGGACCGGCTGCACTACGGCGACCCCGAGAACGGTGTGCTGATCCTGACGGCGGTCAACGGTGTCACGCTGCTCGCCACGGTCGTGGTCGGCGGGGTGTGGTCGGACCGGGTGGGCCGCCGCAAGCCGTTCGTGATCTGGTCGGGCGTGCTGATGGCGCTCGCCACGGGGGTCCTGTCCGGCTGGCAGACCTGGCCGGGCGCGATCCTCGCGGCGGCGGTGCTGGGCGTCGGTTTCGGCGTCTTCACCTCGGTCGACTTCGCCCTGATGACGGACGTGCTGCCCACGGCCCTGGACCGCGGCAAGGACCTCGGCGTCATCAACGTCGCCAACGCCCTGCCCCAGGTGGCCGCCCCGGCGCTGGCGGCCCCCATCGTGACGTACCTGGGTGGCTACCGGATGCTGTACCTGGTGGCGGCGGTGATCGGGCTCGCGGGGGCGGTGCTGGTGCGGCGGATCAGGGGCGTCGACTGA
- a CDS encoding GNAT family N-acetyltransferase, translated as MTTVHTPLDRLERYYDAVPRAAARTEDFGPLTLFVRETAGWPYYARPTLDRTGPGATVADVDRVRARQRELEVPEAFEWVAEVTPGLRAAVEASGLRVHAHPLMIRDQDAPLPGPHPLVRVLGPEDPFLAGALAVPHLAFAAPGTAVGEAGAEALAAEITARAGEVSAAADRIRAGRGVLAAAVGEGVALCSGMHLPVGRVSEIVGVGTLPAARRRGLASGVTAALVADARERGVDTVFLSAGDDDVARMYARLGFRRVATALIAEPVE; from the coding sequence ATGACCACCGTGCACACACCGCTGGACCGGCTGGAGCGCTACTACGACGCGGTGCCGCGCGCCGCCGCGCGGACCGAGGACTTCGGGCCACTGACCCTCTTCGTGCGGGAGACGGCCGGCTGGCCGTACTACGCGCGCCCCACGCTCGACCGGACGGGTCCGGGGGCCACCGTCGCGGACGTGGACCGGGTGCGGGCGCGGCAGCGCGAGCTGGAGGTGCCCGAGGCCTTCGAGTGGGTGGCGGAGGTGACGCCCGGCCTGCGCGCGGCCGTCGAGGCGAGTGGGCTACGGGTGCACGCGCACCCCCTGATGATCCGCGACCAGGACGCCCCGCTGCCCGGCCCGCACCCACTGGTCCGCGTCCTGGGGCCCGAAGACCCCTTCCTCGCGGGCGCGTTGGCGGTGCCGCACCTCGCCTTCGCGGCGCCCGGCACCGCGGTGGGCGAGGCCGGGGCCGAGGCACTGGCCGCCGAGATCACCGCCCGCGCGGGGGAGGTTTCCGCCGCCGCGGACCGTATCCGGGCGGGCCGCGGCGTTCTTGCCGCGGCGGTCGGGGAGGGCGTCGCGCTCTGCTCCGGGATGCACCTCCCCGTCGGCCGCGTGAGCGAGATCGTCGGGGTCGGCACCCTGCCGGCCGCACGCCGCCGCGGTCTGGCCTCGGGTGTCACCGCCGCGCTGGTGGCGGACGCGCGCGAGCGGGGCGTCGACACCGTGTTCCTGTCGGCCGGGGACGACGACGTGGCCCGTATGTACGCCCGCCTGGGCTTCCGGCGCGTGGCCACGGCCCTGATCGCGGAACCCGTGGAGTGA
- a CDS encoding beta-xylosidase → MGTTGSTTRRRRWAALLGATALAVTAGGALAAPAGAVSTESQNVDFATHCIPPAIAGIPPIDGTTTAVVSVDNATPKVGDTVTVTYKVVTPAASNPTAINLPADIMTPTGKVTLGGAQTGSITVAGPKKNDPVAGNAPFPSFSMTGTFTVTAPGAITLSPGDYNIHTSYILELDTPCTVTNPPAPVSDTVTATDGSQTNTRALTLGTASGKPGDSVTVAGSHFTPGATVTLAGRSGATQTADTATATADAQGAFSGTLAVNDKTTTGVVAYEGASWSDDKGAGPAAYVVVDDTPVPGNAQKLTTTVKAGTLSMSQAGDAVQLSAVDFGQGGASNGALRTVTVKDFRGGPAGWSLTGKVTDFTGPGAKIDAGRLSWSPACGTKAGSPSTCQAGSSGTVGSSGATLASTPNGGLTGGEFTVDAGLSLDVPAFTPPGSYAGVLTLTLT, encoded by the coding sequence ATGGGAACCACGGGTTCGACAACCCGAAGACGCCGCTGGGCGGCGCTGCTCGGGGCGACCGCGCTGGCGGTCACCGCGGGCGGGGCGCTGGCCGCCCCGGCCGGAGCCGTGTCCACGGAATCCCAGAACGTGGACTTCGCCACGCACTGCATCCCGCCGGCGATCGCGGGCATCCCCCCGATCGACGGCACCACCACCGCGGTGGTCTCGGTGGACAACGCCACGCCCAAGGTCGGTGACACCGTCACCGTCACGTACAAGGTGGTCACGCCCGCCGCGAGCAACCCCACCGCCATCAACCTGCCGGCCGACATCATGACGCCCACCGGCAAGGTCACCCTCGGCGGGGCCCAGACGGGCTCCATCACCGTCGCGGGCCCCAAGAAGAACGACCCGGTCGCGGGCAACGCCCCCTTCCCGTCGTTCAGCATGACCGGCACCTTCACGGTCACCGCGCCGGGCGCCATCACGCTCTCGCCCGGCGACTACAACATCCACACCAGTTACATCCTGGAACTCGACACCCCGTGCACGGTCACCAACCCGCCCGCTCCGGTCTCCGACACGGTCACCGCGACGGACGGGAGCCAGACCAACACCCGTGCCCTCACGCTCGGCACGGCCTCCGGGAAGCCCGGTGACAGCGTGACCGTCGCCGGCAGCCACTTCACCCCGGGCGCCACCGTGACCCTCGCCGGACGGTCCGGGGCCACCCAGACCGCCGACACCGCCACCGCCACCGCCGACGCCCAGGGCGCGTTCAGCGGCACGCTGGCCGTCAACGACAAGACGACGACCGGTGTGGTGGCGTACGAGGGCGCGAGCTGGAGCGACGACAAGGGCGCGGGACCGGCGGCGTACGTCGTCGTCGACGACACGCCCGTTCCCGGCAACGCCCAGAAACTCACCACCACGGTGAAGGCGGGGACACTGTCGATGTCACAGGCCGGGGACGCCGTCCAGCTGTCGGCGGTCGACTTCGGCCAGGGCGGGGCCTCGAACGGAGCCCTGCGCACGGTGACCGTCAAGGACTTCCGCGGCGGACCCGCGGGCTGGTCCCTGACCGGCAAGGTCACCGACTTCACCGGTCCCGGCGCCAAGATCGACGCCGGCCGGCTGAGCTGGAGCCCCGCCTGCGGCACCAAGGCGGGCAGTCCGAGCACCTGTCAGGCCGGTTCGTCCGGCACGGTCGGGAGTTCGGGAGCGACGCTGGCGTCCACCCCCAACGGGGGCCTCACCGGCGGTGAGTTCACCGTCGACGCGGGCCTGTCGCTGGACGTACCCGCGTTCACCCCGCCGGGCTCGTACGCCGGTGTGCTCACGCTGACGCTCACCTGA
- a CDS encoding DUF916 domain-containing protein gives MRKPYALPLSVLLYSLSLLLAPLVLLAPAASRAYAADNGSWSVYPFATQLSARPYFILSADPGTTVRDKVTVTNKTGAPLSFRLYAADAYNTVRDGGFAVRTAKERQREVGAWARPARSRVTVPAHGSVTVPFTLRVPERAEPGDHAGALVALDERVDPGSGAVAMGVQRAVGARIYLRVGGPTVPALAVEKVRISHHQPLVPGTGTSTATISYTLHNTGNVTLDPRVRLRAEGLFGRTLLSRGLTRIPAELLPGQRVRLSEPWRGAPQLDWGDVTLTASAQGTRQSASTSFLALPWLVLGLVLAAAIGGAVVVVRARGGRGWPWTPGAARRRGRPWPLRGRRGRARPSVPAPPSPPEPSTPSRRRSSPSARP, from the coding sequence ATGCGCAAGCCGTATGCCCTCCCGCTGTCCGTCCTCCTGTACTCCCTGTCCCTCCTGCTCGCCCCGCTCGTCCTGCTCGCGCCGGCCGCGTCGCGCGCGTACGCCGCCGACAACGGCAGCTGGTCCGTCTACCCGTTCGCGACCCAGCTCTCCGCACGGCCGTACTTCATCCTCTCCGCCGACCCCGGCACCACGGTCAGGGACAAGGTCACCGTCACCAACAAGACCGGTGCCCCGCTTTCCTTCCGCCTCTACGCCGCCGACGCGTACAACACCGTGCGCGACGGGGGCTTCGCGGTGCGCACGGCGAAGGAGAGACAGCGGGAGGTGGGCGCCTGGGCGCGGCCGGCCCGCTCCCGGGTGACGGTTCCCGCGCACGGCTCGGTCACCGTCCCGTTCACGCTCCGGGTCCCCGAGCGGGCCGAACCCGGCGACCACGCCGGCGCGCTGGTCGCTCTCGACGAACGGGTCGATCCGGGCTCCGGAGCGGTCGCGATGGGGGTCCAGCGGGCGGTCGGCGCCCGGATCTACCTCCGGGTCGGCGGACCGACGGTCCCCGCCCTCGCCGTCGAGAAGGTCCGTATCAGCCACCACCAGCCGCTGGTCCCCGGCACGGGCACCAGCACCGCCACCATCTCCTACACCCTCCACAACACGGGCAACGTGACGCTGGACCCGAGGGTGCGGCTGAGGGCGGAGGGTCTCTTCGGGCGGACGCTTTTGTCCCGGGGCCTGACCAGGATCCCCGCCGAGCTGCTGCCCGGACAGCGGGTACGGCTGAGCGAGCCGTGGCGCGGGGCGCCTCAGCTCGACTGGGGCGACGTGACCCTGACCGCGAGCGCGCAGGGCACCCGGCAGTCCGCGAGCACGTCCTTCCTCGCCCTGCCGTGGCTGGTACTGGGCCTGGTACTGGCGGCGGCAATCGGCGGCGCGGTCGTGGTGGTCAGGGCGCGTGGCGGGCGGGGGTGGCCGTGGACGCCCGGAGCGGCGCGGCGCCGTGGCCGGCCGTGGCCGCTCAGAGGGCGTCGGGGCCGCGCTCGTCCGTCCGTACCCGCACCACCGTCTCCACCGGAACCGTCCACACCTTCCCGTCGCCGATCTTCCCCGTCCGCGCGGCCTTGA
- a CDS encoding P-II family nitrogen regulator encodes MKLITAIVKPYRLDEVKTALQELGVHGLTVTEASGYGRQHGHTEVYRGAEYQVDLVPKVRVEVVVEDADAAPAVDAIVKAARTGKIGDGKVWTVPVETVVRVRTDERGPDAL; translated from the coding sequence ATGAAGCTCATCACCGCGATCGTCAAGCCGTACCGCCTCGACGAGGTCAAGACCGCTCTGCAGGAACTCGGCGTCCACGGTCTGACCGTGACGGAGGCCAGCGGGTACGGGCGCCAGCACGGGCACACCGAGGTGTACCGCGGCGCCGAGTACCAGGTCGACCTCGTCCCCAAGGTCCGTGTCGAGGTCGTCGTCGAGGACGCGGACGCCGCCCCGGCCGTCGACGCGATCGTCAAGGCCGCGCGGACGGGGAAGATCGGCGACGGGAAGGTGTGGACGGTTCCGGTGGAGACGGTGGTGCGGGTACGGACGGACGAGCGCGGCCCCGACGCCCTCTGA
- the era gene encoding GTPase Era — protein MGAMSVRSQSSEPSEATHRAGFACFVGRPNAGKSTLTNALVGQKVAITANQPQTTRHTVRGIVHRPDAQLILVDTPGLHKPRTLLGERLNDIVRTTWAEVDVIGFCLPANEKLGPGDRFIAKELASIKKTPKIAIVTKTDLVDSKTLAEQLIAIDQLGQELGFEWAEIVPVSAVADQQVSLLADLIVPLLPEGPALYPEGDLTDEPEQVMVAELIREAALEGVRDELPHSIAVVVEEMLPREDRPADRPLLDIHAFVYIERPSQKGIIIGPKGKRLKEVGIKSRKQIEALLGTPVFLDLHVKVAKDWQRDPRQLRKLGF, from the coding sequence ATGGGCGCCATGAGCGTTCGTAGTCAGTCATCCGAGCCGTCCGAGGCCACCCATCGCGCCGGTTTCGCCTGTTTCGTGGGCCGTCCCAACGCGGGCAAGTCCACCCTCACGAATGCTCTGGTCGGCCAGAAGGTGGCGATCACCGCGAACCAGCCGCAGACCACGCGGCACACGGTACGGGGCATCGTGCACCGCCCCGACGCCCAGCTGATCCTGGTCGACACCCCCGGTCTGCACAAGCCGCGCACCCTGCTGGGCGAGCGCCTCAACGACATCGTGCGCACGACGTGGGCCGAAGTGGACGTCATCGGCTTCTGCCTGCCCGCGAACGAGAAGCTCGGCCCGGGGGATCGTTTCATCGCGAAGGAGCTGGCGTCGATCAAGAAGACGCCGAAGATCGCGATCGTCACGAAGACCGACCTCGTGGACAGCAAGACGCTCGCCGAGCAGCTCATCGCGATCGACCAGCTCGGTCAGGAGCTGGGATTCGAGTGGGCGGAGATCGTGCCGGTGTCGGCCGTCGCCGACCAGCAGGTGAGCCTGCTGGCCGACCTGATCGTCCCGCTCCTCCCCGAGGGGCCCGCCCTGTACCCCGAGGGCGACCTGACCGACGAGCCCGAGCAGGTCATGGTCGCGGAGCTGATCCGTGAGGCGGCGCTGGAAGGTGTACGCGACGAGCTTCCGCACTCCATCGCCGTCGTCGTCGAGGAGATGCTCCCGCGCGAGGACCGGCCCGCCGACAGACCGCTCCTCGACATCCACGCCTTCGTCTACATCGAGCGCCCCAGCCAGAAGGGCATCATCATCGGCCCCAAGGGCAAGCGCCTGAAGGAGGTCGGGATCAAGTCCCGCAAGCAGATCGAGGCGCTGCTGGGCACACCGGTCTTCCTCGACCTCCATGTGAAGGTCGCCAAGGACTGGCAGCGAGACCCCCGCCAGCTCCGCAAACTGGGCTTCTGA
- a CDS encoding cytidine deaminase, whose amino-acid sequence MTDSSALDPEDRKIVTLARSARARGGVPEGAAVRDETGRTYVAGTVDLPSLRLSALRTAVAMAVASGATSLEAAAVVSVAEAVPEEDRAAVRDLGGADTPVLLAGPDGAVRVTVTAG is encoded by the coding sequence ATGACCGACAGCAGCGCGCTCGACCCCGAGGACCGCAAGATCGTCACCCTGGCCCGCTCCGCGCGGGCGCGCGGCGGGGTGCCCGAGGGGGCGGCCGTCCGGGACGAGACGGGCCGTACCTATGTCGCCGGCACCGTGGACCTGCCCTCGCTGCGGCTGAGCGCGCTGCGCACGGCGGTGGCGATGGCGGTGGCGTCCGGGGCGACGTCCCTGGAGGCGGCGGCGGTGGTCTCCGTGGCGGAGGCCGTTCCGGAGGAGGACCGTGCGGCTGTACGTGACCTCGGCGGGGCGGATACGCCGGTGTTGCTGGCGGGGCCGGACGGGGCGGTACGCGTGACGGTGACCGCGGGCTGA
- a CDS encoding MmcQ/YjbR family DNA-binding protein produces MTPQQLRAFCLSFNAAVEEFPFNPETSVFKVLGKLFALSSLDARPLKVNLKCAPEDAIRLRGEHPGLIIPGYHMNKRHWNTVTADGELPDRMVRELVEDSYDLVVAGLPKAERLRLDRP; encoded by the coding sequence GTGACCCCGCAGCAGCTGCGCGCGTTCTGCCTCTCCTTCAACGCGGCCGTCGAGGAGTTCCCCTTCAACCCGGAGACCTCGGTCTTCAAGGTCCTGGGCAAGCTCTTCGCGCTCTCGAGCCTGGACGCGCGCCCGCTGAAGGTCAACCTCAAGTGCGCCCCGGAGGACGCGATCCGGCTGCGCGGCGAGCACCCCGGACTGATCATCCCCGGCTACCACATGAACAAGCGCCACTGGAACACCGTGACGGCCGACGGCGAGCTGCCGGACCGTATGGTCCGAGAGCTCGTCGAGGACTCGTACGACCTCGTCGTCGCCGGTCTGCCGAAGGCCGAGCGGCTCCGTCTCGACCGCCCCTGA
- a CDS encoding hemolysin family protein, which produces MSPQLVLGAVLLVVVAWLAACAEAGIARVSSFRAEEAVRGGRRGSANLAQVAADPTRYLNVALLVRVACEMAAAALVTYACLQEFDKTWQALGVAIGVMVLVSYVAVGVSPRTIGRQHPLNTATAASYVLLPLARIMGPIPSLLILIGNALTPGKGFRRGPFASEAELRALVDLAEKESLIEDEERRMVHSVFELGDTLVREVMVPRTDLVVIERYKTIRQALTLALRSGFSRIPVTGESEDDIVGVVYLKDLARKTHISRDAESELVSTAMRPATFVPDTKNAGDLLREMQQERNHVAVVIDEYGGTAGIVTIEDILEEIVGEITDEYDRELPPVQELGDDRYRVTARLDIGDLGELYGFEAYDDEDVETVGGLLAKALGRVPIAGASSVVELPDGRELRLTAEAAAGRRNKIVTVLVEPAATAEPREEEKPE; this is translated from the coding sequence ATGAGTCCTCAACTCGTACTCGGCGCCGTCCTGCTGGTCGTCGTCGCCTGGCTCGCCGCCTGCGCGGAGGCGGGCATCGCGCGCGTCTCCAGCTTCCGCGCCGAGGAGGCCGTACGCGGCGGGCGGCGCGGCAGCGCCAACCTCGCGCAGGTCGCCGCCGACCCGACCCGCTATCTCAACGTGGCGCTGCTCGTCCGCGTGGCCTGCGAGATGGCGGCCGCCGCGCTCGTCACGTACGCCTGCCTGCAGGAGTTCGACAAGACCTGGCAGGCCCTCGGGGTCGCCATCGGCGTCATGGTCCTCGTCTCGTACGTCGCCGTCGGCGTCTCACCGCGCACCATCGGCCGCCAGCACCCGCTGAACACGGCGACCGCCGCCTCGTACGTCCTGCTGCCGCTCGCGCGGATCATGGGCCCGATCCCGTCGCTGCTCATCCTCATCGGCAACGCGCTGACACCCGGCAAGGGCTTCCGGCGCGGCCCCTTCGCCTCCGAGGCCGAGCTGCGCGCACTCGTCGACCTCGCCGAGAAGGAGTCGCTGATCGAGGACGAGGAGCGCCGCATGGTGCACTCCGTCTTCGAACTCGGCGACACCCTCGTACGCGAGGTCATGGTGCCGCGCACCGACCTCGTCGTCATCGAGCGCTACAAGACCATCCGGCAGGCGCTCACGCTGGCCCTGCGCTCCGGCTTCTCGCGCATTCCCGTCACCGGGGAGAGCGAGGACGACATCGTCGGCGTCGTGTACCTGAAGGACCTGGCCCGCAAGACGCACATCAGCCGCGACGCCGAGTCCGAGCTCGTGTCGACGGCCATGCGGCCCGCCACCTTCGTGCCCGACACCAAGAACGCGGGCGATCTGCTGCGCGAGATGCAGCAGGAGCGCAATCACGTCGCCGTCGTCATCGACGAGTACGGCGGCACGGCCGGCATCGTCACCATCGAGGACATCCTGGAGGAGATCGTCGGCGAGATCACCGACGAGTACGACCGTGAACTGCCGCCGGTCCAGGAGCTCGGCGACGACCGCTACCGGGTGACCGCGCGTCTCGACATCGGCGATCTCGGCGAGCTGTACGGCTTCGAGGCGTACGACGACGAGGACGTGGAGACGGTCGGCGGGCTGCTCGCCAAGGCGCTCGGCCGGGTCCCGATCGCCGGTGCCTCCTCCGTCGTCGAGCTGCCTGACGGGCGGGAGCTGCGGCTGACCGCGGAGGCCGCGGCCGGACGCCGGAACAAGATCGTCACGGTGCTCGTCGAACCGGCCGCCACCGCCGAGCCCCGCGAGGAGGAGAAGCCGGAGTGA
- the ybeY gene encoding rRNA maturation RNase YbeY translates to MSIDVNNESGTEVDEQAILDIARYALARMRIHPLSELSVIVVDADAMEQLHIQWMDLPGPTDVMSFPMDELRPPSKDDDEPPQGLLGDIVLCPEVAEQQGKDAPTQHSMDEELQLLTVHGVLHLLGYDHEEPDEKAEMFGLQAAIVDGWRAEKGMTGPSPAPTVS, encoded by the coding sequence ATGTCGATCGACGTCAACAACGAGTCCGGAACCGAGGTCGACGAGCAGGCGATCCTCGACATCGCCCGCTACGCGCTCGCACGGATGCGCATCCACCCGCTCTCCGAACTCTCGGTGATCGTCGTGGACGCCGACGCCATGGAGCAGCTCCACATCCAGTGGATGGACCTGCCGGGTCCCACGGACGTCATGTCCTTCCCCATGGACGAGCTGCGCCCGCCGTCCAAGGACGACGACGAGCCGCCGCAGGGCCTGCTCGGTGACATCGTGCTGTGCCCGGAGGTCGCCGAGCAGCAGGGCAAGGACGCGCCGACGCAGCACTCCATGGACGAGGAGCTCCAGCTCCTCACCGTCCACGGAGTGCTGCACCTGCTCGGCTACGACCACGAGGAACCCGACGAGAAGGCCGAGATGTTCGGCCTCCAGGCGGCCATCGTGGACGGCTGGCGCGCGGAGAAGGGCATGACGGGCCCCTCACCGGCCCCGACCGTGTCATGA